One genomic segment of Clavelina lepadiformis chromosome 3, kaClaLepa1.1, whole genome shotgun sequence includes these proteins:
- the LOC143450393 gene encoding toll-like receptor 7 isoform X1, with product MKALIPKLWLQCLLFSVGFFRNPLNPCEPVSSINGVDFLAWTEKLVNPTIRVERFAPWLDRDYIYVDCYGRGLKAIPQNIAGNVEALDLSYNGISHIKSIDFEEYRKLKLLNILGNCNMLTGQCPNCLYIEPGALDHLIQLKWLTLEYNYLCEFPRKLPSSIFGLDITRTWLGEITTHLDHLSNLTIFISQLNCFGALASYECPRNFTINNKLPSTLKFLDLKDNSWKRIPTTLLRSELKGLILTGNKVFRLKKDDFTNATGLEILDLSKMLSTESISLSIDEGAFDPLTHLQFLNLSWNFIPFLSDKTFQQNKDLIALDVSFNCLKKTIFEPTYLENLVNLHHLDLSFNNSPGCGRPETIDLLRLGDLYSKFTLLQSLILGTTEKAVTSSDWSMQFRIIDNQSFASLSKLSHFSTIDISYCNVHHFSTDAWSRLRHLKSLRATHNFLSFENIYSNQSKILSKVKTVESFSTGFESKKRPTLKLSLPGADFECNQTGAFDYSNNQIATVRGKQNFLLPSATILDLSHNNIKELQMDDVKHLKYLCSINLSHNPIFKVDKFAFSELSNLHQILLTGETMTLYDYTFLCHLSAASDVDLTWQEETAEVNAALSDWQEIENCTVESVVSLTISKNDLRYIEQKPNFLEFFPNTRQLVVRDCSLKGEFSSDWLQGLNHLESLDMSYNNILHFPSSTLEGIKSLRLLKLDHNDIVQLKGNISSLNHLEILTAARNKITFIQPEFFSNLHLQKLDLSYNYLSRLDPSIFNKNMLDSLLYLDVRWNELDCYCFVWDNFYLWYISDVSDKTQLPGFYSECTTEIDEYYGGCVACHTPLGLRGRPVSRYGYNTSCDLQINFLFTVVFTVLIATFILCGIVGYSKWFKRFIFRKVNEYFRVHSLKSGNILLTPQADKDQNVFVFFDCSNDALGDWVDNKLVPGMINGEPSIKVFLSGRDIEVGSAPTENLLRLVSMSRKTILILSGHFCDTPICRFLLIALQELQHSAGRDQLILMEWHGEEAARVPELIQQSFNRKFYNFLKFDYTNDDEVMFFEVLRTAFCKSTKL from the exons ATGAAGGCTTTGATTCCAAAATTGTGGCTTCAATGTTTGCTCTTTTCAGTGGGCTTTTTTAGAAATCCTCTTAACCCTTGCGAGCCAGTATCAAGCATTAATGGAGTAGATTTCTTAGCTTGGACAGAGAAACTTGTTAATCCTACAATACGCGTAGAAAGATTTGCTCCTTGGCTAGATCGTGATTATATATATGTCGATTGTTATGGCAGGGGATTAAAAGCTATTCCTCAAAATATAGCAGGCAATGTGGAAGCGTTGGACCTCTCTTACAATGGCATTAGTCACATAAAATCGATCGACTTTGAAGAGTATAGAAAATTGAAGCTTTTGAATATATTAGGAAACTGTAATATGCTTACTGGTCAATGTCCAAACTGTTTATACATTGAACCTGGTGCATTAGATCATCTCATTCAGTTAAAATGGTTAACTTTGGAGTACAACTACCTTTGTGAGTTTCCAAGGAAACTTCCTTCTTCCATATTTGGCTTGGATATAACTAGAACATGGCTAGGTGAAATTACAACTCACCTTGATCACTTAAGCAACCTAACAATCTTTATCAGTCAATTAAATTGCTTTGGTGCTCTTGCATCCTACGAATGTCCAAGAAATTTTACCATAAATAACAAATTGCCGTCAACCTTAAAATTTCTTGATCTCAAAGACAATAGCTGGAAACGAATTCCAACAACATTATTACGCAGTGAACTTAAAGGTTTAATACTGACTGGAAATAAAGTGTTCCGCTTGAAGAAAGACGACTTTACCAACGCAACTGGTTTAGAGATATTGGACTTATCAAAAATGCTTTCAACAGAATCAATAAGTCTGAGTATTGATGAAGGTGCGTTTGATCCACTTACTCACCTGCAATTTCTGAACCTTTCATGGAATTTTATCCCTTTCCTCTCGGATAAAAcgtttcaacaaaataaagatttaatTGCACTTGATGTGTCGTTTAACTGTttgaagaaaacaatttttgaaccAACATATTTAGAAAACTTGGTTAATCTCCACCACCTCGATTTGTCTTTCAATAACAGCCCAGGATGTGGACGCCCAGAAACTATCGATTTGCTAAGATTAGGTGACTTGTACTCTAAGTTTACATTGCTACAATCATTGATCCTTGGCACTACGGAAAAGGCTGTGACTTCATCGGACTGGTCAATGCAGTTTCGTATTATCGACAATCAATCATTTGCAAGTTTATCGAAATTATCACATTTCTCCACAATCGATATTTCCTACTGTAATGTTCACCATTTTTCCACTGATGCATGGTCCAGATTGCGCCATCTGAAATCGCTTCGAGCAACTCATAACTTcttaagttttgaaaacatcTATTCAAACCAAAGCAAAATCCTTTCAAAGGTCAAGACCGTAGAGTCATTTTCTACAGGTTTTGAATCCAAAAAAAGACCAACACTAAAGTTATCTTTGCCTGGTGCTGACTTCGAGTGCAACCAAACAGGAGCATTTGATTATTCAAATAATCAAATAGCAACTGTCAGAGGTaagcaaaactttttattgccATCTGCAACAATCCTGGATTTATCTCATAACAACATAAAAGAGCTGCAAATGGATGATGTGAAACATCTTAAGTATTTGTGCAGCATCAACTTATCTCATAATCCCATTTTTAAAGTAGATAAATTTGCGTTTAGTGAGTTATCCAACTTGCATCAAATATTGTTGACAGGAGAAACTATGACATTATATGACTATACATTTTTGTGTCATTTGAGCGCAGCCAGCGATGTGGACTTGACATGGCAAGAGGAAACCGCAGAAGTTAATGCTGCATTAAGTGATTGGCAAGAAATAGAAAATTGCACAGTTGAATCGGTTGTCAGCCTCACAATTTCTAAAAATGACTTGAGGTACATTGAAcaaaaaccaaactttttagAATTCTTTCCTAACACCCGCCAACTTGTCGTCAGAGATTGCAGTCTTAAAGGTGAATTTTCTTCAGATTGGTTGCAAGGTTTAAATCATCTTGAAAGTTTAGATATGAGTTACAATAACATCCTTCATTTTCCATCATCAACATTAGAGGGTATCAAATCGCTACGTTTGCTTAAGTTAGATCACAATGACATTGTCCAACTAAAAGGAAATATATCTTCACTTAATCACTTGGAAATATTGACAGCTGCTCGAAATAAGATTACTTTTATTCAACCAGAATTTTTTTCCAATCTTCATCTACAGAAACTTGACCTTAGTTACAATTACCTATCCAGACTAGATCCAagtattttcaacaaaaatatgcTGGACTCGCTGCTGTACTTGGACGTAAGATGGAATGAATTGGATTGCTACTGTTTTGTATGggacaatttttatttgtggtaTATTTCTGATGTGAGTGACAAAACGCAGCTTCCTGGATTTTATTCAGAATGTACAACGGAAATCGATGAATATTACGGCGGCTGTGTGGCTTGCCATACCCCGCTTGGTTTGCGTGGGCGACCAGTGTCGCGATATGGATACAACACGTCATGTGATTTACagattaattttttgtttactgtTGTATTTACTGTCTTAATAGCGACATTCATTTTATGTGGCATTGTTGGTTATAGCAAATGGTTCAAAAGGTTTATATTTCGAAAAGTAAACGAATATTTTAGAGTCCACTCACTGAAATCAGGCAATATTTTGTTAACACCACAAGCGGATAAAGACCAAAACGTTTTCGTGTTCTTTGACTGCAGCAATGATGCACTCGGTGATTGGGTGGATAATAAACTGGTACCTGGGATGATTAACGGAGAACCTTCTATAAAAGTCTTTTTGTCTGGTCGTGACATTGAGGTTGGCTCGGCTCCAACAGAAAATCTTCTTCGGCTTGTTAGTATGAGtcgaaaaactattttaattttgtctgGTCACTTTTGTGATACTCCAATATGCAG GTTTTTGTTAATCGCACTTCAAGAACTTCAACATTCTGCTGGAAGAGATCAACTGATATTGATGGAGTGGCACGGTGAAGAAGCAGCTCGGGTTCCAGAATTAATCCAACAAAGTTTCAACCGAAAATTCTACAATTTCCTGAAATTTGATTACACAAATGATGACGAAGTGATGTTCTTTGAAGTACTGAGAACTGCTTTTTGTAAAAGCACAAAGCTGTGA
- the LOC143450393 gene encoding toll-like receptor 7 isoform X2, whose protein sequence is MKALIPKLWLQCLLFSVGFFRNPLNPCEPVSSINGVDFLAWTEKLVNPTIRVERFAPWLDRDYIYVDCYGRGLKAIPQNIAGNVEALDLSYNGISHIKSIDFEEYRKLKLLNILGNCNMLTGQCPNCLYIEPGALDHLIQLKWLTLEYNYLCEFPRKLPSSIFGLDITRTWLGEITTHLDHLSNLTIFISQLNCFGALASYECPRNFTINNKLPSTLKFLDLKDNSWKRIPTTLLRSELKGLILTGNKVFRLKKDDFTNATGLEILDLSKMLSTESISLSIDEGAFDPLTHLQFLNLSWNFIPFLSDKTFQQNKDLIALDVSFNCLKKTIFEPTYLENLVNLHHLDLSFNNSPGCGRPETIDLLRLGDLYSKFTLLQSLILGTTEKAVTSSDWSMQFRIIDNQSFASLSKLSHFSTIDISYCNVHHFSTDAWSRLRHLKSLRATHNFLSFENIYSNQSKILSKVKTVESFSTGFESKKRPTLKLSLPGADFECNQTGAFDYSNNQIATVRASDVDLTWQEETAEVNAALSDWQEIENCTVESVVSLTISKNDLRYIEQKPNFLEFFPNTRQLVVRDCSLKGEFSSDWLQGLNHLESLDMSYNNILHFPSSTLEGIKSLRLLKLDHNDIVQLKGNISSLNHLEILTAARNKITFIQPEFFSNLHLQKLDLSYNYLSRLDPSIFNKNMLDSLLYLDVRWNELDCYCFVWDNFYLWYISDVSDKTQLPGFYSECTTEIDEYYGGCVACHTPLGLRGRPVSRYGYNTSCDLQINFLFTVVFTVLIATFILCGIVGYSKWFKRFIFRKVNEYFRVHSLKSGNILLTPQADKDQNVFVFFDCSNDALGDWVDNKLVPGMINGEPSIKVFLSGRDIEVGSAPTENLLRLVSMSRKTILILSGHFCDTPICRFLLIALQELQHSAGRDQLILMEWHGEEAARVPELIQQSFNRKFYNFLKFDYTNDDEVMFFEVLRTAFCKSTKL, encoded by the exons ATGAAGGCTTTGATTCCAAAATTGTGGCTTCAATGTTTGCTCTTTTCAGTGGGCTTTTTTAGAAATCCTCTTAACCCTTGCGAGCCAGTATCAAGCATTAATGGAGTAGATTTCTTAGCTTGGACAGAGAAACTTGTTAATCCTACAATACGCGTAGAAAGATTTGCTCCTTGGCTAGATCGTGATTATATATATGTCGATTGTTATGGCAGGGGATTAAAAGCTATTCCTCAAAATATAGCAGGCAATGTGGAAGCGTTGGACCTCTCTTACAATGGCATTAGTCACATAAAATCGATCGACTTTGAAGAGTATAGAAAATTGAAGCTTTTGAATATATTAGGAAACTGTAATATGCTTACTGGTCAATGTCCAAACTGTTTATACATTGAACCTGGTGCATTAGATCATCTCATTCAGTTAAAATGGTTAACTTTGGAGTACAACTACCTTTGTGAGTTTCCAAGGAAACTTCCTTCTTCCATATTTGGCTTGGATATAACTAGAACATGGCTAGGTGAAATTACAACTCACCTTGATCACTTAAGCAACCTAACAATCTTTATCAGTCAATTAAATTGCTTTGGTGCTCTTGCATCCTACGAATGTCCAAGAAATTTTACCATAAATAACAAATTGCCGTCAACCTTAAAATTTCTTGATCTCAAAGACAATAGCTGGAAACGAATTCCAACAACATTATTACGCAGTGAACTTAAAGGTTTAATACTGACTGGAAATAAAGTGTTCCGCTTGAAGAAAGACGACTTTACCAACGCAACTGGTTTAGAGATATTGGACTTATCAAAAATGCTTTCAACAGAATCAATAAGTCTGAGTATTGATGAAGGTGCGTTTGATCCACTTACTCACCTGCAATTTCTGAACCTTTCATGGAATTTTATCCCTTTCCTCTCGGATAAAAcgtttcaacaaaataaagatttaatTGCACTTGATGTGTCGTTTAACTGTttgaagaaaacaatttttgaaccAACATATTTAGAAAACTTGGTTAATCTCCACCACCTCGATTTGTCTTTCAATAACAGCCCAGGATGTGGACGCCCAGAAACTATCGATTTGCTAAGATTAGGTGACTTGTACTCTAAGTTTACATTGCTACAATCATTGATCCTTGGCACTACGGAAAAGGCTGTGACTTCATCGGACTGGTCAATGCAGTTTCGTATTATCGACAATCAATCATTTGCAAGTTTATCGAAATTATCACATTTCTCCACAATCGATATTTCCTACTGTAATGTTCACCATTTTTCCACTGATGCATGGTCCAGATTGCGCCATCTGAAATCGCTTCGAGCAACTCATAACTTcttaagttttgaaaacatcTATTCAAACCAAAGCAAAATCCTTTCAAAGGTCAAGACCGTAGAGTCATTTTCTACAGGTTTTGAATCCAAAAAAAGACCAACACTAAAGTTATCTTTGCCTGGTGCTGACTTCGAGTGCAACCAAACAGGAGCATTTGATTATTCAAATAATCAAATAGCAACTGTCAGAG CCAGCGATGTGGACTTGACATGGCAAGAGGAAACCGCAGAAGTTAATGCTGCATTAAGTGATTGGCAAGAAATAGAAAATTGCACAGTTGAATCGGTTGTCAGCCTCACAATTTCTAAAAATGACTTGAGGTACATTGAAcaaaaaccaaactttttagAATTCTTTCCTAACACCCGCCAACTTGTCGTCAGAGATTGCAGTCTTAAAGGTGAATTTTCTTCAGATTGGTTGCAAGGTTTAAATCATCTTGAAAGTTTAGATATGAGTTACAATAACATCCTTCATTTTCCATCATCAACATTAGAGGGTATCAAATCGCTACGTTTGCTTAAGTTAGATCACAATGACATTGTCCAACTAAAAGGAAATATATCTTCACTTAATCACTTGGAAATATTGACAGCTGCTCGAAATAAGATTACTTTTATTCAACCAGAATTTTTTTCCAATCTTCATCTACAGAAACTTGACCTTAGTTACAATTACCTATCCAGACTAGATCCAagtattttcaacaaaaatatgcTGGACTCGCTGCTGTACTTGGACGTAAGATGGAATGAATTGGATTGCTACTGTTTTGTATGggacaatttttatttgtggtaTATTTCTGATGTGAGTGACAAAACGCAGCTTCCTGGATTTTATTCAGAATGTACAACGGAAATCGATGAATATTACGGCGGCTGTGTGGCTTGCCATACCCCGCTTGGTTTGCGTGGGCGACCAGTGTCGCGATATGGATACAACACGTCATGTGATTTACagattaattttttgtttactgtTGTATTTACTGTCTTAATAGCGACATTCATTTTATGTGGCATTGTTGGTTATAGCAAATGGTTCAAAAGGTTTATATTTCGAAAAGTAAACGAATATTTTAGAGTCCACTCACTGAAATCAGGCAATATTTTGTTAACACCACAAGCGGATAAAGACCAAAACGTTTTCGTGTTCTTTGACTGCAGCAATGATGCACTCGGTGATTGGGTGGATAATAAACTGGTACCTGGGATGATTAACGGAGAACCTTCTATAAAAGTCTTTTTGTCTGGTCGTGACATTGAGGTTGGCTCGGCTCCAACAGAAAATCTTCTTCGGCTTGTTAGTATGAGtcgaaaaactattttaattttgtctgGTCACTTTTGTGATACTCCAATATGCAG GTTTTTGTTAATCGCACTTCAAGAACTTCAACATTCTGCTGGAAGAGATCAACTGATATTGATGGAGTGGCACGGTGAAGAAGCAGCTCGGGTTCCAGAATTAATCCAACAAAGTTTCAACCGAAAATTCTACAATTTCCTGAAATTTGATTACACAAATGATGACGAAGTGATGTTCTTTGAAGTACTGAGAACTGCTTTTTGTAAAAGCACAAAGCTGTGA